A genomic stretch from Brachionichthys hirsutus isolate HB-005 unplaced genomic scaffold, CSIRO-AGI_Bhir_v1 contig_1345, whole genome shotgun sequence includes:
- the LOC137917137 gene encoding 26S proteasome non-ATPase regulatory subunit 11B, which translates to MAAAAVVEFQRAQSLVSTDRDASIDILHSIVRRDVQENDEEAVRVKEQSILELGTLLAKTGQAAELGGLLKFVRPFLISISKAKAARLVRSLLDLFLDMEAATGQEVELCLECIEWAKTEKRTFLRQALEARLIALYFDTKRYQEALALGSQLLQELKKMDDKALLVEVQLLESKTYHALSNLPKARAALTSARTTANAIYCPPKLQAALDMQSGIIHAAEEKDWKTAYSYFFEAFEGYDSIDSPRAITALKYMLLCKIVLNLPEEVQALISGKLGLRHAGRQTDALKCVAQASKNRSLADFEKALTEYRAELRDDPIINTHLAKLYDNLLEQNLIRVIEPFSRVQIEHISGLIKLSKGDVERKLSQMILDTKFHGILDQGEGVLIIFEEPPVDKTYEAALETIQNMSKVVDSLYNKAKKLT; encoded by the exons tgcGGAGAGATGTACAAGAAAATGACGAGGAAGCTGTTAGGGTTAAAGAACAGAGCATCCTGGAACTGGGAACACTGTTGGCCAAAACGGGGCAGGCCGCAG AACTAGGGGGTCTGCTGAAATTTGTGAGGCCGTTCCTGATTTCCATCAGCAAGGCGAAGGCGGCCCGGCTGGTCCGCTCCCTGCTGGACCTCTTTCTTGACATGGAGGCAGCGACAGGTCAGGAGGTTGAGCTGTGTCTTGAATGCATCGAGTGGGCCAAGACTGAGAAGAGAACTTTCCTACGACAGGCTCTGGAG gcACGACTGATCGCTCTCTATTTTGACACCAAACGATACCAGGAGGCCTTGGCCCTCG GCTCCCAGTTGCTCCAGGAGCTGAAAAAGATGGACGACAAAGCTCTTCTTGTAGAGGTTCAACTGCTTGAAAGTAAGACGTACCATGCTCTGAGCAACCTACCCAAGGCCCGCGCAGCCCTCACCTCAGCCAGGACCACTGCCAACGCCATTTACTGTCCCCCCAAACTCCAGGCAGCTCTGGACATGCAGTCAG GGATCATCCATGCTGCCGAGGAGAAGGACTGGAAGACCGCCTACTCCTACTTCTTTGAGGCCTTCGAGGGCTACGACTCTATTGACAGCCCCAGAGCGATCACGGCACTCAAATACATGCTGCTTTGCAAAATCGTTCTCAACTT ACCAGAGGAGGTTCAAGCCTTGATCAGCGGTAAACTGGGCCTGCGACACGCCGGCAGACAG ACGGACGCGCTGAAGTGTGTCGCCCAGGCCAGCAAGAACAGATCTTTAGCAGACTTTGAAAAG GCCCTGACCGAGTACAGAGCGGAACTGAGGGACGATCCGATCATCAACACTCACCTGGCCAAACTGTACGACAACCTGCTGGAACAGAACCTCATCCGAGTTATTGAACCGTTCTCCAGAGTACAG ATTGAACACATATCGGGCCTAATCAAACTTTCAAAG gGAGATGTGGAAAGGAAATTATCACAGATGATTCTGGACACAAAGTTTCACG GAATCCTAGATCAAGGTGAAGGCGTCCTGATCATATTCGAAGAGCCCCCAGTGGACAAAACATACGAAGCAGCCTTGGAAACAATTCAGAACATGAGCAAAGTTGTGGATTCACTTTACAACAAAGCCAAGAAGCTAACAtag